Proteins found in one Pontibacter sp. SGAir0037 genomic segment:
- a CDS encoding SGNH/GDSL hydrolase family protein has product MKYLPSFLLSLLLLCILGTAQAQQNKPPFWDEIQAFKKQDSLQAPPKDAILFVGSSSFRMWGNVQEMFPEHKIINRGFGGSTLPDLAYYLNDIVFPYQPRQVVIYSGENDIASGTVHAQEVFKRFEAVFTAIREKLPKATLTFVSIKPSPSREQYMPVVVEANNLIKSYLKKQKNAQFVDVYPLMLQKNGKPMADIFIEDNLHMNQKGYTIWQNALRPYLKK; this is encoded by the coding sequence ATGAAATATTTACCATCATTTTTACTAAGCCTGTTACTGTTGTGTATACTGGGTACAGCGCAAGCACAGCAAAATAAACCACCGTTCTGGGACGAAATCCAGGCTTTTAAGAAGCAGGACAGCCTGCAGGCACCGCCCAAAGACGCTATCTTGTTTGTTGGGAGTTCTTCATTCAGGATGTGGGGCAATGTGCAGGAGATGTTCCCGGAGCATAAGATTATAAACAGGGGCTTCGGCGGTTCTACACTTCCCGACCTGGCATATTATCTGAACGATATCGTGTTCCCCTACCAGCCACGCCAGGTAGTTATCTACTCGGGTGAGAATGACATAGCTTCCGGTACCGTTCATGCGCAGGAAGTTTTTAAACGTTTTGAGGCCGTGTTTACAGCTATCCGGGAGAAGCTGCCGAAGGCTACTTTAACATTTGTTTCCATTAAGCCGAGTCCTTCGCGGGAGCAATACATGCCGGTTGTGGTTGAGGCCAATAATCTTATTAAGAGCTACCTTAAAAAGCAGAAGAATGCTCAGTTTGTAGATGTATACCCACTGATGTTGCAAAAGAACGGGAAGCCTATGGCAGATATATTTATAGAGGATAACCTGCACATGAACCAGAAAGGCTATACCATCTGGCAAAATGCTTTAAGGCCATATTTAAAGAAATAA
- a CDS encoding hybrid sensor histidine kinase/response regulator: MPDKIRVLLIDDDEDDFIITRDIIDDIPGRYYHLEWANSYQKGLELIGEHRHHVYLVDFRLGAQDGLELITQAVERGTEAPFILLTGQSDRETDERAMRVGALDYLVKGTLTPFDLERSIRYSIEHAKSLAEIQKLNSELEQRVEERTQELAEAIRKLELTNKSLYEAEQEVRKALQKEKELHELKSRFVTIASHEFRTPLSTVLSSASLISKYKTAEDDEKRNKHVNRIKSAVSNLTSILNDFLSISRIEEGKIYNVPSSFDLEVFSQEVTEDMQGLLKQGQQIKYKHQGKEKSVYLDKQLLKNIMFNLLSNASKYSGEGKAIRFTTQMAGGTISIEVEDQGIGIPDADKTHLFTPFFRAQNVTNIQGTGLGLNIVKRYVDIMGGTMSYKSILDKGTTFTVTFPLNKTVL; this comes from the coding sequence ATGCCTGATAAGATCAGAGTACTGCTAATTGACGATGATGAAGATGATTTTATCATCACGAGAGATATTATTGATGATATCCCGGGACGGTACTACCACCTGGAATGGGCAAACTCTTACCAGAAGGGGCTGGAACTGATTGGCGAGCATCGGCACCATGTATACCTGGTCGATTTTCGGTTGGGTGCGCAGGATGGGCTGGAGCTGATTACCCAGGCTGTGGAGAGAGGCACAGAGGCCCCTTTTATACTGCTCACAGGCCAGAGCGACCGTGAAACCGATGAAAGAGCCATGCGAGTCGGTGCATTGGATTACCTTGTGAAGGGTACGCTAACGCCTTTCGACCTGGAACGGTCGATCCGCTATAGTATAGAGCATGCCAAAAGCCTGGCCGAGATTCAGAAGTTAAACTCAGAGCTGGAGCAGCGGGTAGAAGAGCGTACACAGGAGCTGGCAGAGGCAATCAGAAAGCTGGAACTCACCAACAAGAGCCTGTATGAGGCAGAGCAGGAGGTGCGGAAAGCCCTGCAGAAAGAAAAAGAGCTGCATGAGCTTAAGTCGCGTTTTGTTACCATTGCTTCGCACGAATTTCGTACTCCCTTAAGTACTGTACTCTCATCGGCTTCGCTTATAAGCAAATACAAAACGGCCGAAGATGATGAGAAGCGGAACAAGCACGTAAACCGTATTAAATCCGCTGTCAGCAATCTTACCTCCATTCTGAATGATTTTCTGTCGATAAGCAGAATTGAGGAAGGCAAAATTTATAATGTACCTTCCTCCTTCGATCTGGAAGTGTTCTCGCAGGAGGTTACAGAAGATATGCAGGGGCTTCTGAAACAGGGGCAGCAGATAAAATATAAGCATCAGGGAAAGGAAAAATCTGTTTATCTTGACAAGCAGTTGCTGAAGAACATTATGTTTAACCTGTTGTCGAATGCAAGCAAATACTCCGGAGAGGGAAAAGCGATCCGCTTTACAACGCAGATGGCAGGTGGTACTATAAGCATAGAAGTAGAAGACCAGGGCATCGGTATTCCGGATGCAGATAAAACCCATTTGTTTACTCCTTTTTTCAGGGCACAGAACGTTACCAATATACAAGGCACAGGTCTAGGACTGAACATCGTGAAGCGATACGTTGATATAATGGGGGGAACCATGAGTTACAAGAGTATTTTAGATAAAGGAACCACTTTTACTGTAACATTTCCATTAAACAAAACAGTCTTATGA
- a CDS encoding ankyrin repeat domain-containing protein yields MKSLLFNIIFLLFPFSLFAQGTDLISAARAGDLATLQTLIEAKADVNAADQRGFTPLIIAVYGGHSAAAELLIKAGANVNRQDATGNTALMGAAFKGYPEVAKLLIENGANLNLQNGNGGTALMFATMFGRNELVKLLIEKGADKNLKDQRGLTALELANQQGNAEAVALLQ; encoded by the coding sequence ATGAAATCATTATTGTTTAACATAATTTTCCTACTTTTCCCTTTTTCGCTTTTTGCACAAGGCACAGACCTGATTTCAGCTGCAAGAGCAGGCGACCTTGCTACGCTGCAGACACTGATCGAAGCTAAAGCAGATGTAAACGCAGCTGATCAGCGCGGTTTCACACCTTTAATTATTGCCGTGTATGGCGGACACAGTGCAGCGGCTGAACTTTTAATAAAAGCCGGAGCCAATGTTAACCGCCAGGATGCCACAGGCAACACGGCCCTGATGGGTGCCGCATTTAAAGGCTATCCTGAAGTGGCAAAACTGCTGATTGAGAACGGGGCAAATCTTAACCTGCAAAACGGCAATGGCGGCACCGCCCTGATGTTTGCCACCATGTTTGGCCGTAATGAGCTGGTAAAACTGCTGATAGAAAAGGGAGCCGATAAGAATCTGAAAGACCAAAGGGGCTTAACGGCCCTAGAGCTGGCAAACCAGCAGGGAAATGCCGAAGCGGTGGCACTGCTGCAGTAA
- a CDS encoding YceI family protein — MNQGQFFKTAGFLVLLMLLSLALKAQNAYELTGKPELKVSGGSTLHDWEMVTASAQGKAEIIVEDQAIKSIKSGEMTMKSESLKSGKGAMDDIAYKTLKTKSYEDIQFRMTSFKNISPNRMQVTGNLTIAGVTKSVTFEVQPQVKGATVELKGQAAIKFTDYKLTPPTALLGTIKTDNNLKISFKANFQPINL; from the coding sequence ATGAATCAGGGACAGTTTTTCAAAACCGCAGGCTTTCTGGTGCTCCTTATGCTCCTGAGCCTGGCCTTAAAGGCACAAAATGCATACGAATTAACAGGGAAACCAGAACTAAAGGTGAGCGGAGGTTCTACGCTGCACGATTGGGAGATGGTAACAGCCTCTGCGCAGGGCAAAGCAGAAATCATAGTAGAAGACCAGGCAATCAAATCTATCAAATCAGGTGAAATGACCATGAAATCAGAATCTTTGAAAAGCGGCAAAGGAGCCATGGATGATATTGCCTATAAAACATTGAAAACTAAAAGTTATGAAGACATCCAGTTCAGGATGACCTCTTTTAAGAACATCAGTCCGAACAGGATGCAGGTAACAGGCAACTTAACCATAGCAGGTGTTACCAAATCGGTAACATTCGAAGTACAGCCACAGGTGAAAGGTGCCACAGTAGAATTAAAAGGTCAGGCAGCTATAAAGTTCACCGACTATAAGCTTACTCCCCCGACCGCACTCTTAGGTACCATTAAGACAGATAACAATCTAAAGATTTCTTTTAAAGCAAATTTCCAACCTATCAACCTTTAA
- a CDS encoding catalase, translated as MFKQKLILLAALASAQVAFAQQKPLTTNTGAPVGNNQSSKTAGENGPVLLEDVHLIEKLASFDRERIPERVVHARGAGAHGEFESYGDFSAYTKASLFGSKGKKTPLFVRFSTVVHEQGSPETLRDPRGFAVKFYTDQGNYDLVGNNLPVFFIRDAMKFPDMVHSFKPSPIYNKQDQNRVFDFLSHQPESTNMLTYLYTNLGTPANYRQMDGFGVHAFKWVNTQGEVVYVKYKWTSLQGVKSLTAAEAAQVQAKDHTHATTDLYEQISKGNYPSWELSVQMLKPEDLDKFDFNPLDPTKIWPESVAPSMKVGKMTLNRVPGNFFEEVEQAAFAPGTLVPGIEPSEDKLLQGRVFSYFDTQRYRLGGNFQRIAINAPKVEVNSNNQNGAYSDRAKNSNINYEPSITKQGTYADNKQYEYSTRKIDAETMQRVISKQNNFAQAGELYRSLSEADKKHLISNLAGDLGQVQNKEIVTRMVSHFYQADADYGNRLIKALKLNQKDVVAVTASAN; from the coding sequence ATGTTTAAGCAAAAACTTATACTCTTAGCCGCGCTAGCAAGTGCACAAGTAGCTTTTGCCCAGCAAAAGCCACTTACTACCAACACAGGAGCTCCTGTTGGCAACAATCAGAGTTCAAAGACTGCCGGAGAGAACGGGCCTGTTCTCTTGGAAGATGTTCACCTGATTGAGAAACTGGCTTCGTTCGACCGTGAGCGTATACCAGAGCGTGTTGTACATGCCCGTGGTGCCGGAGCTCATGGCGAATTCGAAAGCTATGGCGATTTCTCAGCCTATACCAAAGCTTCACTTTTCGGTTCAAAAGGCAAAAAAACGCCTCTATTTGTACGTTTCTCTACCGTTGTTCACGAGCAGGGCTCTCCTGAAACACTGCGCGACCCCCGCGGGTTTGCCGTAAAATTCTACACCGACCAGGGCAACTACGACCTAGTAGGCAATAACCTGCCTGTGTTCTTCATCAGGGATGCGATGAAGTTCCCTGATATGGTACACTCGTTCAAGCCTTCGCCAATCTATAACAAGCAGGACCAGAACCGAGTTTTCGACTTTTTGTCGCACCAGCCTGAGTCTACAAACATGCTCACCTACCTGTACACCAACCTGGGTACTCCTGCCAACTATCGCCAGATGGATGGCTTTGGCGTACACGCATTTAAATGGGTAAACACACAGGGCGAAGTGGTGTATGTAAAGTATAAGTGGACCTCTCTGCAAGGCGTAAAAAGCCTGACGGCTGCGGAGGCTGCACAGGTACAGGCAAAAGACCATACCCATGCAACCACTGATCTGTACGAGCAGATCAGCAAAGGAAACTATCCGTCGTGGGAGCTTTCTGTGCAAATGCTGAAGCCGGAAGACCTGGATAAATTCGATTTCAACCCGCTCGACCCAACTAAAATCTGGCCTGAGAGTGTTGCGCCAAGCATGAAAGTCGGTAAGATGACACTGAACCGCGTACCCGGTAATTTCTTTGAAGAAGTAGAGCAGGCTGCCTTTGCACCGGGCACTTTAGTACCAGGTATAGAGCCATCGGAAGACAAGCTGCTGCAAGGCCGTGTATTCTCTTACTTCGATACACAACGTTACCGCCTGGGCGGAAACTTCCAGCGTATTGCCATTAATGCTCCTAAAGTTGAAGTAAACAGCAACAACCAGAATGGAGCGTACAGCGACCGAGCCAAGAACTCGAACATCAACTACGAGCCTAGTATAACTAAGCAAGGTACTTATGCCGACAACAAGCAGTATGAGTATTCTACCCGTAAAATAGATGCGGAAACTATGCAGCGCGTTATTTCCAAGCAAAACAACTTCGCTCAGGCCGGTGAGTTGTACCGCTCTTTATCTGAAGCAGACAAAAAACACCTGATCAGCAACCTGGCTGGTGACCTGGGGCAGGTACAGAACAAAGAGATCGTTACTAGGATGGTAAGCCACTTTTACCAGGCCGATGCCGACTACGGAAACCGCCTGATCAAAGCCTTGAAACTTAATCAGAAAGATGTTGTAGCTGTTACGGCTTCTGCAAATTAA
- a CDS encoding response regulator, translating to MKSAKSPIIILVADDDAEDRMLVKEALEESRLTNQILFVENGEELLDYLQNRGKFSDKEEYPTPGLILLDLNMPKKDGREALKEIKADDSLRMIPVVVLTTSKAEEDILRTYDLGVSSFITKPVTFSALVDVMKTLSKYWFEIVELPKL from the coding sequence ATGAAATCCGCAAAAAGCCCTATCATAATTCTTGTAGCCGACGATGATGCCGAAGATCGTATGCTGGTGAAGGAAGCGTTGGAGGAAAGCCGCCTGACCAACCAGATCCTGTTTGTAGAGAATGGCGAGGAACTGCTGGACTACCTTCAGAACCGGGGCAAATTCTCAGATAAAGAAGAATACCCGACACCAGGACTTATTTTGCTGGACCTGAACATGCCTAAAAAAGACGGAAGGGAAGCCTTGAAAGAAATCAAGGCCGATGATAGTCTGCGCATGATTCCGGTGGTGGTGCTGACAACTTCTAAGGCAGAAGAAGACATTCTGCGCACGTATGATCTGGGTGTAAGTTCTTTCATTACGAAACCGGTTACCTTTTCTGCGCTGGTAGATGTGATGAAAACATTAAGCAAATACTGGTTTGAAATAGTAGAATTGCCGAAACTTTAA
- a CDS encoding PAS domain S-box protein, protein MIDVIFSKRELPYLWHSIYITETTSSSLEEPLQNLEDRTRLKAIIDTAIDGIITIDQRGIIETVNPAAANIFGYAPAEIIGQNIKILMPEPDYSRHDSYIENYLRTGEAQIIGKGREVLGKKKDGSVFPFLLSISEVQLQDKLIFTGIVHDITGLKKAEAALRESENKINSIIQAAVDGIITIDTRGIIEMVNPSAAKLFGYQEDELLGRSINVLMPEPDQSRHDGYMNRYHRTGEKRIIGIGREVTGKRKDGSVFPFYLSISEVQLADRKVYTGFVHDITQQKLNEERLRRYAAELERSNRELQDFAYVSSHDLQEPLRKIQAFGDRLLSKEYANLSDQGKDYVDRMLNAASRMQNLINDLLEFSRVTSKSKPFVKVNLDQVLTEVLSDLEVAIEKTGTEIIRSPLPTIEAEPTQMRQLFQNLISNAIKFRKEDENPIINIYAKSLQRQAHLTATPGDEVTELYIEDNGIGFDEKYLDRIFNIFQRLEGQKYEGSGVGLAICRKIAVRHGGDITAKSQPGVGTRFIITLALKHPEEDQQK, encoded by the coding sequence ATGATAGATGTCATCTTTTCAAAAAGAGAGCTTCCGTATCTTTGGCACAGCATTTATATAACAGAAACAACCTCTAGCTCATTGGAAGAACCTTTGCAAAACCTCGAAGATAGAACACGCTTAAAGGCGATTATCGATACAGCTATTGATGGTATCATTACAATAGATCAGCGGGGAATTATTGAGACAGTTAACCCTGCCGCTGCCAATATCTTTGGTTATGCTCCTGCTGAAATTATCGGGCAGAATATAAAAATACTGATGCCGGAGCCAGACTATAGCCGGCACGATAGTTATATCGAGAATTACCTGCGTACCGGTGAGGCACAGATAATTGGGAAAGGCCGGGAAGTATTGGGTAAAAAGAAAGACGGCTCAGTTTTTCCTTTCCTGTTGAGCATCAGTGAAGTGCAGTTGCAGGATAAGCTTATTTTTACCGGCATAGTGCACGATATTACAGGTCTTAAAAAGGCTGAGGCAGCCCTCCGCGAAAGTGAGAACAAAATCAATTCGATTATACAGGCGGCGGTAGACGGCATCATCACCATCGACACCCGTGGTATTATTGAAATGGTAAATCCTTCTGCAGCAAAATTGTTTGGCTATCAGGAGGATGAGCTTTTAGGAAGAAGCATTAATGTGCTGATGCCGGAGCCGGACCAGAGCCGCCACGACGGGTACATGAACCGCTACCACAGAACAGGCGAGAAACGCATTATTGGTATCGGGCGTGAGGTAACCGGAAAGCGGAAAGATGGCTCCGTTTTCCCTTTTTACCTGAGCATTAGTGAAGTGCAGCTGGCCGACCGCAAAGTGTATACTGGTTTTGTGCATGACATTACCCAGCAGAAACTGAACGAGGAAAGGCTACGGCGCTATGCGGCTGAACTGGAGCGAAGTAACCGCGAACTACAGGATTTTGCCTATGTGTCGTCGCACGATTTGCAGGAGCCTTTGCGTAAGATACAGGCCTTCGGGGACAGGCTGCTCAGCAAGGAGTACGCAAACCTAAGCGACCAGGGCAAAGATTATGTAGACCGTATGCTGAATGCTGCCTCGCGCATGCAGAACCTGATCAACGACCTGCTGGAATTTTCGCGCGTTACTTCCAAGTCCAAGCCTTTTGTAAAAGTAAACCTGGACCAGGTGTTGACGGAAGTACTTTCTGATCTGGAAGTAGCCATAGAGAAAACAGGTACAGAGATTATCCGCTCTCCACTGCCTACCATAGAGGCCGAACCAACGCAAATGCGGCAGTTGTTTCAGAACCTGATCAGTAATGCCATCAAGTTCCGGAAAGAAGACGAGAACCCGATCATCAATATCTATGCGAAAAGCCTGCAAAGGCAGGCACACCTGACGGCAACCCCCGGCGACGAAGTAACTGAGTTGTACATCGAAGACAACGGAATCGGGTTTGATGAAAAATACCTGGACAGAATTTTTAACATCTTTCAGCGACTGGAAGGACAGAAATACGAGGGTTCCGGTGTCGGACTGGCCATCTGCCGCAAAATTGCAGTGCGCCACGGGGGGGATATCACTGCCAAAAGTCAGCCCGGTGTGGGAACCCGTTTTATCATTACATTAGCACTTAAACATCCCGAAGAGGACCAACAAAAATGA
- a CDS encoding universal stress protein, which translates to MKTILVPIDYSQSSKDALAYAYALAGATKAEIVLLHVFYQPVYSPDALRVESMMEKLEASNLSILEGYVKEFKAELSRDFAIRFKSSLAAEMEDFYLQSPLRKRFHTVEVEGNMPDAAQVPVTCLTRFGFATEQIISVAKEYQADLIVMGMKGAGALDRAFLGRTVLAVMQDSRVPAIAVPKGWKFKGLGSLVFALDVAELPDRRGLHLLKELVEHYASQLYVLHLYSDQKLQQESNHVFKALDILDVQLKGIDYKVYFQQREDIAESIQDYVNDQQAEMLVLVPARHSFLDRLLNRSITVRLAAQTHVPVLSLPPSSLQNLERKLLRLHEDCVSEV; encoded by the coding sequence ATGAAAACTATTCTGGTTCCCATTGATTATTCCCAGTCTTCTAAAGATGCATTGGCTTATGCCTATGCCCTGGCTGGTGCTACCAAAGCTGAAATCGTGCTCCTGCATGTATTTTATCAGCCTGTCTATTCCCCCGATGCTTTAAGAGTAGAGTCGATGATGGAGAAGCTGGAAGCCTCAAACCTCAGTATACTGGAAGGCTATGTAAAAGAATTTAAAGCGGAGCTCAGCCGTGACTTTGCCATTCGGTTCAAAAGTTCTCTTGCAGCGGAGATGGAAGATTTTTACCTGCAGTCGCCTTTAAGGAAAAGATTTCATACAGTAGAAGTAGAAGGCAACATGCCAGATGCAGCACAGGTACCGGTTACTTGCCTTACCCGGTTTGGCTTTGCCACCGAACAGATCATAAGCGTTGCAAAAGAGTACCAGGCAGATCTAATTGTTATGGGTATGAAAGGAGCAGGTGCACTGGACAGGGCTTTTCTGGGCCGGACAGTGCTTGCCGTGATGCAGGATAGCCGTGTTCCCGCCATTGCTGTACCCAAAGGCTGGAAATTCAAAGGATTAGGCTCGCTAGTGTTTGCCCTGGATGTTGCTGAACTGCCAGATCGCAGGGGATTGCACTTGCTGAAAGAACTGGTGGAGCATTACGCCAGTCAGCTATACGTACTGCACCTGTACTCTGATCAAAAGCTGCAACAGGAGAGCAACCATGTATTTAAGGCTCTGGACATACTGGATGTGCAGCTGAAGGGCATCGACTATAAAGTATATTTTCAGCAGCGGGAGGATATTGCGGAAAGTATACAGGACTATGTTAATGATCAGCAGGCAGAGATGCTGGTTTTAGTTCCTGCCAGGCATTCATTCCTGGATCGGCTTCTGAACAGGAGCATCACTGTCAGGCTTGCTGCTCAGACGCATGTTCCTGTTTTAAGTCTTCCGCCAAGTTCCCTGCAAAACTTGGAAAGAAAACTGCTCAGGCTACACGAGGACTGTGTTTCGGAAGTATAG
- the hemA gene encoding glutamyl-tRNA reductase: MLKAVSLSHQTASLNWRQALQLQKEEAAAFMASLKIRGLAEGVLVITTCNRTEVYFESADTTPAQIQQELLQFKQLHKQPAYTNLFTHHNYSESTLQYLLEVGLGLRSQVIGDRQIIGQFKESYQHTKDLQFGSPLLHQAMQTLLRAHKRVHNETGFRSGASSVGYAALERIADFIPRKDFPAKKLLIIGAGQMGTDVAKYAASFGFKAIAVANRTDAKAAELAEKLQLEHLPYSQYLAALPSFDVVISCVSGGEQIKPEQLGTTSNRRIVLDLSVPQSIAPAVAQLAHTTLINIDQITSRTQAVKAARMQAIADVEQIIEEETEQFAQWLEELPVAKSVAQLKSFFASVLETELAKHPQLQQEDTASKLAKAALDRLIRRPAGALKTTTGASRQVLLDSLQTLFKLD; this comes from the coding sequence ATGCTGAAGGCAGTTTCTCTATCTCATCAGACAGCCTCATTAAACTGGCGGCAGGCGCTTCAGTTACAGAAAGAAGAAGCGGCAGCATTTATGGCTTCCTTAAAGATCAGGGGATTGGCTGAAGGCGTACTGGTGATAACCACCTGCAACCGCACAGAGGTTTATTTCGAATCGGCCGACACCACCCCTGCACAAATACAACAGGAACTGCTGCAGTTTAAGCAACTGCACAAGCAGCCAGCATACACGAACCTGTTTACGCATCACAATTACAGCGAGAGTACCTTGCAGTACCTGCTGGAAGTCGGCCTGGGGTTACGCTCTCAGGTGATAGGCGATCGTCAAATTATCGGCCAGTTTAAGGAAAGTTATCAGCATACAAAAGATCTGCAGTTCGGAAGTCCGCTGCTGCACCAGGCTATGCAAACGCTGCTCCGGGCTCATAAGCGTGTGCATAACGAAACAGGTTTCCGTTCCGGTGCCTCTTCGGTTGGTTATGCTGCCCTGGAAAGAATAGCTGATTTTATACCCAGAAAAGATTTCCCGGCTAAAAAACTGCTTATAATAGGGGCCGGACAAATGGGCACAGATGTAGCAAAGTATGCCGCCTCTTTTGGATTTAAAGCAATTGCTGTCGCCAATCGTACCGACGCCAAAGCTGCTGAACTGGCAGAGAAACTACAATTAGAACACTTGCCTTACTCACAATATCTTGCTGCACTGCCTTCCTTTGATGTAGTGATTTCCTGTGTGAGCGGTGGAGAGCAGATAAAGCCTGAGCAGCTTGGTACAACCTCCAACAGACGTATAGTGCTGGACCTTTCTGTACCACAAAGCATAGCTCCTGCCGTAGCTCAACTGGCACATACAACCCTCATCAACATAGACCAGATCACGAGCCGGACACAGGCTGTTAAAGCTGCCCGCATGCAAGCCATAGCCGATGTAGAACAGATCATAGAAGAAGAAACCGAACAATTTGCACAATGGCTGGAAGAACTGCCTGTGGCAAAATCTGTTGCCCAGCTCAAAAGTTTTTTTGCATCTGTGCTGGAAACAGAACTGGCAAAGCACCCGCAACTGCAGCAGGAAGACACAGCCAGCAAGCTGGCTAAAGCAGCATTAGACCGGCTTATCAGAAGACCGGCAGGCGCCTTAAAAACGACAACAGGTGCATCGCGGCAGGTACTCCTGGACTCACTGCAAACCCTGTTTAAACTAGATTAA
- a CDS encoding response regulator, translating into MKKILLIEDNQEIRENIAEILTLANYEVLEAENGKVGVELAKREIPDLIICDIMMPQLDGYGVLHMLSNNSNTSGIPFIFLTAKSEKEDFRKGMNLGADDYLIKPFDDLELLDAIEMRLKKNEILRSEFQNNMEGLQNFINEARGLEDLNKLISNEQKVTIYRKKQNLFSEGNFPNALYFLSKGKIKTYKANEDGREYITNLFKDGDFIGYLDLMEEKPYRESAMALEDSEVCIIPKEEFFSLLYKNRDVANKFIKILSDNLADKEERLLKLAYNSVRKRVAEALLLVEKQYKREDADQVQVAISREDLASIVGASKETVIRTLADFKDEKLIDTQGSKITFLNLEKLKRMRN; encoded by the coding sequence ATGAAAAAGATACTGCTGATAGAAGATAACCAGGAAATCCGCGAGAATATTGCGGAAATTCTAACGCTGGCTAATTATGAGGTATTGGAAGCTGAGAATGGAAAGGTAGGAGTAGAGCTGGCTAAAAGAGAAATTCCGGATCTGATCATCTGTGATATTATGATGCCGCAGTTGGATGGCTATGGGGTATTGCACATGCTGAGCAACAACTCCAATACCTCGGGTATTCCTTTTATTTTCCTGACGGCTAAATCAGAGAAGGAGGATTTCAGAAAGGGCATGAACCTGGGAGCAGACGATTACCTGATTAAGCCGTTTGACGACCTGGAGTTGCTTGATGCCATTGAAATGCGCCTCAAAAAGAATGAGATCCTGAGATCGGAGTTTCAGAACAACATGGAGGGGCTCCAGAATTTTATAAATGAAGCACGTGGCCTTGAAGACCTGAACAAGCTGATTTCCAACGAGCAGAAGGTAACCATCTACAGAAAGAAGCAAAATCTGTTCTCTGAAGGCAACTTCCCGAATGCGCTTTATTTCCTGAGCAAAGGCAAAATTAAAACTTATAAAGCTAACGAAGACGGGCGGGAATATATCACCAACCTGTTCAAAGACGGAGACTTTATTGGCTATCTTGATCTGATGGAGGAGAAGCCATACCGTGAATCTGCCATGGCGCTGGAAGATTCAGAAGTTTGTATTATTCCGAAAGAAGAGTTTTTTTCTTTGCTCTACAAAAACCGCGATGTAGCCAATAAGTTCATCAAGATTCTTTCGGACAACTTGGCTGATAAAGAAGAACGCCTTTTAAAGCTGGCTTATAATTCTGTGCGCAAACGGGTGGCTGAAGCGCTGCTGCTGGTAGAGAAACAGTATAAAAGAGAAGATGCGGATCAGGTGCAGGTGGCTATCTCCCGCGAAGACCTGGCCAGTATTGTAGGTGCTTCCAAAGAAACAGTTATCCGGACACTGGCCGATTTTAAAGACGAAAAGCTGATAGACACACAGGGCAGCAAAATCACTTTCCTGAACCTGGAAAAGCTGAAGAGGATGCGAAACTGA
- a CDS encoding universal stress protein has translation MKNILLSTDLSQDDYNTALYAAEMARFTGARLILFHAYRTNLTFLQEGASSDTCLNERQAQAKLDRIAKALHKMYGISITRLLKPGFTQDELPVLAQKTRANVVVTGMNKPDTVTVPILEKVKVPVLCLPQNSLFEPIRKILLFREEPSFQLNNAYEWLVSFASNIKAELIHAHAVPQMAVTAPGGAVGSTEAEMSFAAIPALLPAETVGTYTLSEASQLIALQADTAQNACKLIYQLTSQAETARPVLFLK, from the coding sequence ATGAAGAACATCCTTTTATCAACCGATTTATCTCAGGATGATTATAATACAGCTTTGTACGCGGCTGAAATGGCACGCTTTACAGGCGCACGTCTCATTCTTTTTCATGCCTATCGTACCAACCTAACTTTTTTGCAGGAAGGCGCTTCTTCCGACACCTGCTTAAACGAAAGGCAGGCGCAAGCCAAGCTGGACAGAATAGCCAAGGCCCTGCACAAGATGTATGGCATTTCGATTACGCGATTGCTTAAGCCGGGCTTTACACAGGATGAACTGCCTGTTCTAGCACAAAAAACACGCGCAAATGTAGTTGTTACAGGCATGAACAAACCTGATACAGTAACAGTACCTATCCTGGAAAAAGTGAAGGTACCGGTTCTATGTTTACCTCAGAACTCCTTGTTTGAGCCTATTAGAAAGATTCTGCTCTTCCGGGAAGAACCATCGTTTCAGTTGAACAACGCCTATGAATGGCTTGTGAGTTTTGCATCTAACATTAAAGCAGAGCTGATACATGCTCATGCTGTACCGCAAATGGCAGTTACGGCACCGGGCGGAGCCGTAGGTTCAACTGAGGCAGAAATGTCTTTTGCAGCAATACCGGCATTACTGCCCGCTGAAACTGTAGGCACTTATACGCTTTCTGAGGCTTCTCAACTGATAGCCTTACAAGCCGATACCGCACAAAACGCTTGTAAACTGATTTACCAGCTTACCTCCCAAGCAGAAACGGCCCGTCCTGTTCTCTTCTTAAAATAA